Proteins from a genomic interval of Acanthopagrus latus isolate v.2019 chromosome 7, fAcaLat1.1, whole genome shotgun sequence:
- the dnajc11a gene encoding dnaJ homolog subfamily C member 11a, whose protein sequence is MASALEDDEILNDDYYSLLNVRREATQDELKAAYRRLCMLYHPDKHRDPELKVQAEQLFNLVHEAYEVLSDPQTRAIYDIYGKRGLDVDGWEVVERKRTPAEIREEYERLQKEREERRLQQRTNPKGTISVGIDATDLFDRYEEDYEDTAGGGVPHVEINKMHISQSIEAPLTTKDTAVLSGSLSTHNGNGGGTINLALRRVTSAKGWGEVEIGAGDTHGPLFGLKIFRNLTPRFFVTAQCGLQFSSRGVRPGVTTVLARHLDKNTMGYLQWRWGIQSSMNTSIVRDTKSSHFTFAMQLGIPHTFLMMSYQYKFQDDDQTKIKGSVKSGFFGTVVEYGAERKISRHSVLGATVSVGVPQGVSLKIKLNRASQTYFFPIHLTDQLLPSAVFYATVGPLVFYLAIQQLIIRPYVRAQKEQDLEKQQESSASNIARKKQEAESAVLLMQESVRRIIEAEESRMGLIILNAWYGKFVTDNSRKHERAKVIDVTVPLQCLVKDSKLILTEATKSGLPGFYDPCVGEEKSLKVLYQFRGVMHQVLSGDTEPLRIPKQSHRIDADT, encoded by the exons ATGGCGTCTGCCTTGGAAGATGATGAGATCCTGaatgatgattattattccCTGCTAAATGTCAGAAGAGAG GCAACACAGGATGAGCTGAAGGCAGCATACAGGCGGTTATGCATGCTGTATCACCCAGACAAACACCGGGACCCTGAACTAAAGGTTCAGGCAGAGCAGCTTTTTAATCTTGTACATGAAGCTTATGAAG TGCTTAGTGACCCACAGACGCGGGCTATCTATGATATCTATGGCAAGCGAGGACTCGATGTCGATGGATGGGAG gtggtggaaagaaaaagaaccccTGCAGAGATTCGTGAAGAGTACGAACGTCTCCAGaaagagcgagaggagagaAGGCTTCAGCAAAGGACCAACCCAAAG GGAACGATTAGTGTGGGCATTGATGCTACGGACCTGTTTGACCGATATGAGGAGGACTATGAGGatacagcaggaggaggagtccCACATGTGGAAATCAACAAGATGCACATATCACAATCCATAGAG GCTCCTCTTACCACAAAAGACACAGCTGTTTTGTCTGGCTCCTTGTCAACCCACAATGGAAATGGAGGGGGCACCATCAACTTGGCCTTGAGAAGAGTCACCTCAGCTAAGGGTTGGGGAGAG GTAGAGATTGGTGCTGGAGACACCCACGGACCTCTGTTCGGACTGAAGATATTCCGAAACTTGACCCCTCGATT CTTCGTGACCGCTCAGTGTGGGCTCCAGTTTTCATCCCGAGGCGTTCGTCCTGGGGTAACGACAGTACTGGCCCGTCACCTAGACAAGAACACTATGGGCTATCTGCAGTGGCGCTGGGGGATCCAGTCCTCTATGAACACCAGCATAGTCAGAGACACCAAGAGTAGCCATTTCACCTTCGCAATGCAG cttGGCATTCCTCACACTTTTTTGATGATGAGCTACCAGTACAAGTTCCAGGATGACGACCAGACGAAGATTAAGGGCTCAGtaaa ATCAGGCTTCTTTGGGACTGTGGTAGAGTACGGTGCTGAAAGGAAGATCAGTCGACACAGTGTCCTGGGGGCCACTGTCAGTGTGGGAGTGCCCCAAGGTGTCTCCCTCAAGATCAA ACTAAACAGAGCCAGCCAGACATATTTCTTTCCTATTCACCTGACTGACCAACTCCTGCCCAGTGCTGTATTTTACGCCACAGTCGGACCACTGGTTTTCTACCTCGCCATCCAGCAGCTTATTATCCGACCCTACGTGCGGGCCCAGAAGGAGCA AGACttggagaagcagcaggagagctCGGCCTCTAATATAGCCAGAAAGAAACAGGAGGCAGAGTCTGCC GTCTTGCTCATGCAGGAGTCTGTGCGCCGGATTATTGAAGCAGAGGAGTCTAGAATGG GTCTCATCATCCTCAACGCCTGGTACGGCAAGTTTGTGACGGACAATAGCAGAAAACACGAGAGGGCAAAGGTCATTGATGTGACTGTGCCACTGCAGTGTCTGGTGAAAGACTCTAAGCTCATCCTCACTGAGGCCACAAAG TCAGGACTCCCTGGCTTCTACGACCCCTGTGTGGGGGAGGAGAAGAGCCTAAAGGTGCTGTATCAGTTCCGAGGAGTCATGCATCAAGTCCTGTCAGGAGACACAGAACCACTCAGGATACCAAAGCAAT CTCACAGGATTGATGCTGACACATAG